In one Cydia strobilella chromosome 25, ilCydStro3.1, whole genome shotgun sequence genomic region, the following are encoded:
- the LOC134752637 gene encoding uncharacterized protein LOC134752637, translating to MKMQKISENHNNVQHFKEDDQVNLERKKHLYVAGRISEIALKSILKTARNCFIPTVNAAAKDDTPKKPPPMKYKDLPIYECPHNRWKEFKNDKIRCPDRKVTHECLLPTVSEYRKQVSGIINTASKEMKDTYTEICRDYRSAEKKILNKMRSPENVNQRMALVGAAGVAGFVKGKHILRRVFLSSALLFVSGSICFPKETDEATRTVLYMLGKAFVPLYNFYFKTDWLMRERVPCERDLPKIPTPPTKPLPACAPKK from the coding sequence atgaaaatgcaaaaaatatcAGAAAATCATAACAACGTACAACATTTCAAGGAAGATGATCAAGTGAACCTAGAAAGAAAGAAACACCTATATGTTGCTGGAAGAATAAGCGAAATAGCTCTTAAGTCAATTTTAAAAACTGCTAGGAATTGTTTCATACCGACAGTCAATGCCGCTGCAAAAGATGATACTCCTAAAAAACCTCCACCGATGAAATACAAAGATCTACCCATTTACGAATGCCCTCATAATCGTTGGAAGGAgtttaaaaatgacaaaatcaGATGCCCAGACCGAAAAGTCACACACGAATGCCTCTTACCAACAGTATCAGAATACCGCAAGCAAGTATCAGGAATTATCAATACTGCTTCTAAAGAAATGAAGGATACTTATACAGAAATTTGTAGAGATTATAGATCGGCTGAGAAGAAAATTTTGAACAAAATGAGATCTCCGGAAAATGTGAATCAGAGAATGGCTTTAGTGGGCGCTGCTGGTGTAGCTGGTTTCGTAAAAGGAAAACATATACTTCGGCGTGTATTTTTATCTAGTGCTCTCTTGTTTGTGAGTGGATCCATTTGCTTTCCGAAAGAGACTGATGAGGCAACTAGGACAGTTCTGTATATGCTTGGGAAGGCGTTTGTGCCATtgtacaatttctattttaaaactgatTGGTTGATGAGGGAACGAGTACCATGTGAAAGGGATCTGCCTAAAATACCTACTCCTCCTACGAAACCTTTGCCTGCGTGTGCACCGAAAAAGTGA
- the LOC134752756 gene encoding uncharacterized protein LOC134752756, which yields MSEKSNTTCQNNRQDEKSTSQYCDVLLRSQEDRNRTFSKLCHGDVSVIGKIWICTLRAFLLGFQYPLSGSTRISTNKIPKCEEKMRVSKVIVDCPKEDTQDNLLHNLVLPYVSKVRSTCQGLIISYRKELSDTCNEIKIDMFTTGENMIKYFRDEENYNRRVQIVASGCMLGYLKPGGLPTRLFYAACGLTGTGMLCFPKETDAKIRKVFYFTGRTVMDGYYFITDSKPPDERNMSQDFCKRPREK from the exons ATGTCTGAAAAGTCGAACACAACATGTCAGAACAACAGGCAAGATGAAAAATCAACAAGTCAGTATTGCGACGTGTTGCTCAGATCACAAGAAGATAGGAACAG GACTTTTTCCAAACTATGCCATGGAGATGTAAGCGTAATAGGTAAAATATGGATCTGCACTCTTCGGGCGTTCTTACTAGGTTTCCAGTACCCTTTATCAGGTAGTACTAGAATTAGTACGAATAAGATACCAAAATGTGAAGAGAAGATGCGAGTTTCTAAAGTTATTGTAGATTGTCCTAAAGAAGACACTCAAGATAATCTTTTACATAACCTGGTGCTACCGTATGTAAGTAAAGTAAGAAGTACTTGTCAAGGATTAATAATAAGTTACAGAAAGGAGCTCAGTGATACTTGTAACGAAATAAAGATTGATATGTTTACAACTGGagaaaatatgataaaatattttagagaTGAAGAGAATTATAACAGAAGAGTACAGATAGTAGCAAGTGGGTGTATGCTAGGATATTTAAAGCCTGGTGGTTTACCTACAAGATTGTTCTATGCTGCTTGTGGACTTACCGGTACAGGGATGCTGTGTTTTCCAAAAGAAACTGATGCGAAGATTAGAAAAGTTTTCTATTTCACTGGAAGAACAGTCATGGATgggtattattttataacagaTAGCAAACCTCCAGACGAACGAAATATGAGCCAAGATTTTTGTAAACGTCCgcgtgaaaaataa